One window of the Gambusia affinis linkage group LG13, SWU_Gaff_1.0, whole genome shotgun sequence genome contains the following:
- the si:ch73-105b23.6 gene encoding mucin-like protein, producing MAETNGTIRLGIMRFSILWLLTVFALLVYCLAAVVDKSECEAEGIKCHAQADCLNIRTNYTCVCRVGYQGEGLQCSDINECLSGIQSCHSKARCTNSPGSYSCVCLDGYVGDGKTCEDIDECQTNNGGCHPTAVCTNLDGGRRCQCSSGFTGDGIQCTDVNECTRERICHWNATCTNNPGSYVCNCNAGYKGNGIYLCMDIDECSENRVCSTLFGFTGCVNTPGSFRCTCRNGFQATGQNCIDIDECANNICSPNADCRNSVGSYQCTCKSGFAGDGLTCADINECIVGNECDSKAVCINRLGSYQCLCLEGFVGDGRRCEDVDECAKPNICPSFTTCVNNPGSYKCDCGSGLIFNGSKCNDIDECKAGKCSPSANCTNSPGSFSCQCLSGYRGDGFTCDDIDECSLNSKCHSKAFCKNFPGSFNCTCMTGYSGDGLQCNDINECLVNNGGCKNKATCVNNQGSFACQCQSGFILINKTICQDINECVEKSNPCGVNEECKNTDGSYECPCQAGYNRPASNMACVDRDECQDKACHINATCLNTIGSYTCTCKRGFTGNGSHCLDKDECAQAQICHSRATCTNTVGGFFCSCQQGFIGDGFSCEDVNECSRSNTTCPSFSQCVNSPGSYVCSCLNGTMASNDTCVPPVFLCDPPCHSKGLCHLSPTGYQCVCDTGFDGNGVTCTDIDECQMDNICPDNETECLNSPGSFSCVCKQGYTLNGTQCVDVNECDTGQEECSEFAQCNNTVGSYSCFCRSGYTGDGKNCSEGSLFPYGAEAGDKEVKIEAEDGNSPYIAPKAGFPFMGKLYDRVFFSDNGLVQFQSLAENEQYLLPSPSADGFPDDMKVPLLAVFWDDGDLTKGNGKLHYQEYSELDASDVYSQMVFKRTADEVTKFEGLKQRPSFSPTWIMKITWENVLPVSFQKVNLSETNTFQCILTTDGERSFALLRFGEMKWGPGLRKYHNALIGYTDGKTTFKETTKPPGNLYGPAGRYRPNEVMGTLGNLGQLIYDLTGPLGSDADAGIKCQVWSKEEPDPAVWTAGLSSCPCTRTQALEDLALLLDLSDPGGTVQKWWAGTSMQVFKSVLSNQYGAGKRCVYDSDGPLLGGYNQRYFYGYSTQKYVDGDLLPFQWCCIDSPQCHLYFRKRPLDRCQSYVSSIRSGAARGTALVYGGLHFITFDGAEYSFKALGEFVILRLSSASGSNIFTLQGQIEKLQTVARGIIDVPVVVRMAAFHQGIGKIEWRCSDKESGLQIFVDDAEFAVRIGVVYENKQSFAVLCLSVNRCAAVYASGLRVLVWRSEGYRQLAAMVEVPESFYRRTVGLMGLWSANRSDDFLMSNGKVAPSQDLNPPEEEQLKQFCMSWAVPKPENLLVSSSQNVPLALNSTAPLLERLSPAELETQMRLCKNSVECVQDSVASGISDLGQKTLEAQTQFRSLALLFGNMPPVVTEPAVIHSKVNSQVSVQIVAQDPNGDPIAYSLLFPWPPEAHVGSVNGYLTWTPRNTQPYQLTVKVSDGQTSSLFTPVLRVCSCLNGGTCLYDSVVENHLQGKFQVVGCLCPKGYSGTFCGNTTNACRGKPCFRGVQCDPKSGPDQFSCGDCPSNTVSNGKQGYKCFEYDLCSPPFTFPCHKDAECLSTKLSYSCTCKSGFSGDGHNCTDVDECANLMPCKNAKYECVNKHGSYDCKCRYEDGCGNSMNPPGYNMFNLSVNWTNKKTDKQLADILAQGFTNKFYSISEKTASSPGMEEYRLIVSSDTPHWYIQDYLARVSRYYGINSLEVDDLDECQANETECVLPALCINTYGGYMCVCNGTAVVGGSESCITAERSVDSESNVYLILGLVLGIGIPLLLLLLLLAVRLCLCCCKKTVTGDLPHLMPDYIQQQYNPPPFNYADPALQYMSHCSPRVLDNITPRQRPR from the exons ATGGCAGAAACAAACGGGACCATCAGACTGGGAATTATGAG attTTCTATCTTGTGGCTGTTAACTGTCTTCGCCCTGCTGGTTTACTGTTTAGCAG ctgtcGTTGACAAGAGTGAATGCGAGGCAGAAGGCATTAAGTGCCACGCTCAGGCCGACTGCCTGAATATTAGGACCAACTACACTTGTGTCTGCCGTGTGGGCTACCAGGGTGAAGGTCTGCAGTGCAGCGACATCAATGAGTGTCTGAGTGGTATTCAAAGTTGTCACTCGAAGGCCCGCTGCACAAACTCTCCAGGCAGCTACTCATGCGTCTGTCTCGATGGATATGTTGGTGATGGTAAAACCTGCGAGGACATCGATGAGTGTCAAACGAACAATGGGGGCTGCCACCCTACTGCAGTCTGCACCAATTTGGATGGTGGGAGAAGGTGTCAGTGTAGTTCAGGTTTCACAGGTGACGGCATCCAGTGCACAGACGTCAATGAATGCACAAGGGAACGAATCTGCCATTGGAATGCCACCTGCACCAATAACCCCGGTTCTTATGTGTGCAATTGTAATGCGGGCTATAAAGGAAATGGAATCTACTTGTGCATGGACATAGATGAGTGTTCAGAGAATCGTGTGTGTTCTACTTTATTCGGTTTCACAGGCTGCGTAAACACACCTGGGTCCTTTCGTTGTACGTGCCGCAATGGTTTTCAAGCCACTGGACAGAACTGCATTGACATTGATGAGTGTGCAAACAACATCTGCAGCCCTAATGCAGATTGCAGAAACTCTGTTGGATCATACCAGTGTACCTGCAAAAGTGGGTTTGCGGGAGATGGGTTGACATGTGCTGATATAAATGAATGCATTGTAGGCAATGAATGCGACTCAAAGGCTGTTTGCATCAACAGGTTGGGCAGTTATCAGTGTTTGTGTCTGGAAGGTTTTGTTGGAGATGGACGACGCTGTGAAGATGTTGATGAGTGTGCAAAGCCAAACATTTGCCCGTCTTTCACTACCTGTGTGAACAATCCTGGGTCCTACAAATGTGACTGTGGCAGTGGATTAATATTCAATGGCTCCAAGTGCAATGACATTGATGAATGCAAAGCAGGGAAATGCAGCCCTTCTGCAAACTGCACTAATTCACCTGGTTCCTTTTCTTGTCAGTGCCTGTCAGGCTACAGGGGAGATGGTTTTACCTGTGACGATATAGACGAATGCTCTTTGAATTCAAAATGCCACTCGAAGGCCTTTTGCAAAAACTTTCCTGGTTCTTTCAACTGTACATGTATGACAGGCTACTCTGGTGATGGGCTTCAGTGCAATGACATCAATGAGTGTCTGGTGAATAATGGAGgctgtaaaaacaaagcaacatgtGTCAATAACCAAGGGTCTTTTGCTTGCCAGTGCCAGTCAGGTTTCATCTTGATTAATAAGACAATTTGCCAAGACATCAATGAGTGTGTGGAAAAGAGCAATCCCTGTGGAGTGAATGAAGAGTGCAAAAACACTGATGGGTCTTATGAGTGCCCTTGCCAGGCTGGCTACAACCGCCCTGCTAGCAACATGGCCTGCGTCGATAGGGACGAGTGTCAAGACAAAGCATGCCATATCAATGCCACATGTCTCAACACTATTGGCTCGTATACCTGCACCTGTAAGAGAGGCTTTACAGGGAATGGCTCTCATTGTTTGGACAAAGATGAGTGTGCTCAGGCACAAATATGCCACTCAAGAGCCACTTGCACTAACACTGTAGGGGGCTTTTTCTGCTCTTGTCAGCAAGGTTTCATAGGTGATGGATTTTCCTGCGAGGATGTGAATGAGTGTTCCCGCTCCAATACCACCTGCCCTTCTTTCTCACAATGTGTTAACTCTCCTGGATCTTATGTTTGCTCGTGTTTGAATGGTACGATGGCCTCTAATGACACCTGTGTGCCAccagtttttctgtgtgatCCTCCCTGCCACAGTAAAGGTTTGTGCCACCTTTCACCTACCGGATATCAGTGTGTTTGTGACACGGGCTTTGATGGCAATGGAGTGACCTGCACAGACATCGATGAATGCCAGATGGACAATATTTGCCCTGACAATGAAACTGAATGTTTGAATTCTCCTGGATCATTTTCTTGTGTCTGCAAACAAGGCTACACTCTCAACGGGACTCAATGTGTTG ATGTGAATGAATGTGATACGGGGCAGGAAGAATGCAGTGAGTTTGCCCAGTGCAACAACACAGTGGGCAGCTATTCCTGCTTTTGTCGAAGTGGTTACACAGGAGACGGGAAGAACTGCTCTG AGGGCTCTCTGTTCCCATACGGAGCTGAGGCTGGAGATAAAGAGGTGAAAATAGAAGCAGAAGATGGAAATTCTCCATACATCGCGCCAAAAGCAGGGTTTCCTTTCATGGGGAAACTGTACGACAGAGTATTT TTTTCTGATAACGGCCTGGTCCAGTTTCAGTCGTTGGCTGAGAACGAACAATACCTGCTCCCGTCTCCCTCTGCTGACGGTTTCCCTGACGACATGAAAGTGCCATTATTGGCTGTCTTTTGGGATGATGGTGACCTCACCAAAGGCAACGGGAAGCTGCACTATCAG GAATATTCAGAACTGGATGCATCAGATGTTTACTCCCAGATGGTTTTCAAACGCACAGCAGATGAAGTGACAAAGTTTGAGGGTTTGAAACAGAGGCCTTCGTTTTCCCCCACCTGGATCATGAAGATCACTTGGGAAAACGTGTTGCCCGTCTCCTTTCAGAAGGTCAACCTGTCAGAG ACCAACACCTTCCAGTGTATCTTGACGACAGATGGAGAGCGTTCCTTCGCCCTCCTGCGATTCGGGGAGATGAAATGGGGACCTGGGCTGAGGAAGTATCACAATGCTCTGATCGGCTACACAGACGGAAAAACTACGTTCAAGGAGACCACCAAACCTCCAGGGAACCTCTATGGGCCCGCAGGCAGATACAGACCAAATGAAGTTATGGGAACACTGGGGAATCTTGGCCAGCTGATCTATGATTTAACTGGGCCATTAGGGTCGGATGCAGATGCTGGAATCAAATGCCAGGTGTGGTCGAAGGAGGAGCCGGACCCGGCCGTGTGGACGGCGGGGCTGTCCTCCTGTCCCTGCACCCGGACTCAGGCTCTGGAGGACCTGGCGCTCCTGTTGGACCTCTCCGACCCGGGTGGGACAGTCCAGAAGTGGTGGGCGGGCACCTCTATGCAGGTCTTTAAGTCGGTCCTCTCCAACCAGTATGGCGCCGGGAAGAGGTGTGTGTACGATTCGGACGGTCCCCTGCTGGGCGGGTACAACCAGCGCTACTTCTACGGATACAGCACTCAGAAATACGTTG ACGGGGATCTCCTCCCATTTCAGTGGTGTTGCATCGACTCTCCCCAGTGCCATCTCTACTTCAGAAAGAGACCTTTGGATCGCTGTCAAAGTTACGTCTCCAGCATTCGCAGTGGGGCAGCGCGGGGCACCG CGTTGGTGTACGGCGGTCTGCATTTCATCACCTTCGATGGGGCAGAGTACTCGTTTAAGGCCCTGGGGGAGTTTGTGATATTACGTCTCTCATCCGCAAGCGGCTCTAATATCTTCACCCTACAAGGACAGATTGAAAAGCTGCAGACAGTCGCAAGAGGGATCATCGACGTCCCAGTGGTGGTGCGCATGGCTGCCTTCCACCAAGGCATCGGCAAG ATTGAGTGGAGATGCTCTGACAAAGAGAGCGGACTGCAGATTTTTGTGGATGATGCTGAATTCGCAGTCAGAATCG GTGTTGTGTACGAGAACAAGCAGAGCTTTGCGGTGCTCTGTCTCTCGGTGAATCGCTGTGCGGCGGTCTACGCCAGCGGTCTCAGAGTGCTCGTCTGGCGAAGCGAAGGCTACCGTCAGCTGGCGGCCATGGTGGAAGTCCCGGAGAGCTTCTACAGGCGCACCGTGGGTCTGATGGGTCTCTGGAGTGCCAACCGCTCCGATGACTTCCTCATGTCCAACGGGAAGGTCGCCCCCTCCCAGGATCTCAACCCCCCcgaggaggagcagctgaagcAGTTTTGCATGTCCT GGGCGGTCCCAAAACCCGAGAACCTGCTGGTCTCTTCGTCTCAAAACGTCCCCCTGGCTTTGAACTCCACGGCGCCCCTGCTGGAGCGTCTCAGTCCCGCTGAGCTGGAAACGCAGATGAGACTTTGCAAAAACAGCGTTGAGTGCGTTCAGGACAGCGTGGCGTCCGGCATCTCCGACCTGGGCCAGAAGACTCTGGAGGCCCAGACTCAGTTCAGGAGCCTGGCTCTCCTCTTCG GCAACATGCCGCCTGTAGTGACAGAGCCTGCTGTGATACACTCAAAGGTCAACTCTCAGGTCAGCGTTCAAATTGTCGCTCAGGACCCAAACGGTGACCCCATCGCCTACTCATTGCTATTCCCCTGGCCTCCAGAGGCTCATGTTGGCAGTG TGAACGGCTACCTGACATGGACACCGCGCAACACTCAGCCTTACCAGCTGACTGTGAAGGTCAGTGACGGGCAGACGAGCTCCTTGTTCACCCCTGTCCTGCGAGTCTGCAGCTGTCTTAACGGAGGAACCTGCCTGTATGACAGCGTGGTGGAAAATCACCTGCAGGGAAAGTTTCAG gtAGTTGGGTGCTTGTGCCCGAAGGGATACAGCGGGACGTTCTGTGGAAACACAACAAACGCATGTCGGGGCAAACCGTGTTTCAGAGGAGTGCAGTGCGACCCAAAGTCCGGTCCTGACCAGTTCAGCTGTGGCGACTGTCCTAGCAACACCGTCTCTAACGGCAAACAGGGATACAAATGCTTCGAGTATG ACTTGTGCAGCCCTCCTTTCACCTTCCCGTGCCACAAGGATGCAGAGTGTCTTTCCACCAAGCTCAGCTACTCCTGCACATGCAAATCTGGCTTCAGTGGAGACGGACACAACTGCACAG ACGTGGATGAATGTGCGAACCTCATGCCATGTAAGAATGCCAAGTATGAGTGTGTGAACAAGCACGGATCTTACGACTGCAAATGCAGATATGAAGACGGATGTG gtAACTCTATGAATCCTCCAG GGTACAACATGTTCAATCTGTCCGTGAACTGGACAAACAAGAAAACGGACAAACAG CTGGCTGACATTCTGGCCCAAGGTTTCACAAACAAGTTCTACAGCATCAGTGAGAAAACTGCATCCAGCCCTGGCATGGAAGAGTACCGGCTGATTGTGTCCAGCGACACGCCCCACTGGTACATCCAGGACTACCTGGCCAGAGTCAGCAGATACTACGGCATCAATTCATTGGAAGTTGATG ATTTAGACGAGTGCCAGGCCAACGAGACGGAGTGCGTCTTACCTGCGTTGTGCATCAACACCTACGGAGGCTACATGTGTGTCTGCAATGGCACGGCTGTTGTGGGTGGAAGCGAGTCCTGTATAACTG CCGAGCGATCAGTGGACTCTGAATCAAATGTGTACCTCATTCTGGGTTTGGTTCTGGGCATCGGgattcctctgctgctgctgctgctgctcctggcCGTTCGGctctgcctctgctgctgcaagAAGACTGTTACTGGAGA CCTCCCCCACCTGATGCCAGACTACATCCAGCAGCAGTACAACCCCCCACCCTTCAACTACGCCGACCCGGCCCTGCAGTACATGAGCCACTGCAGCCCTCGGGTTTTAGACAACATCACGCCCCGGCAGCGGCCAAGATAG